In the genome of Blastopirellula retiformator, the window GTCGACTCGAGCCAGATGGATTATCCTATCGAAGTGATGGGCATCAACGTTGGCCCGAACGGGTTGTTCGCGGATCAGTTTCCCTTTCCCTTGCGATCGATCGATGACTTTGTCGATCACTACGACGAACTGGTGAAGATTTTTGAGACCTGGCCGCGCGAAGATCAGCCTGGCAGATTTGCCTATGAAATCGATGGCGTTGAATACGGCGAAATCGAGTACTGGGCGACGGAAGAGCCGCTCGGCCGATAGTTGGGACAGGATCGAGCGCACAAAAAAACGAGGCCGCCCAAGTGGACGGCCTCGTTCGTATCTCTGGTCCTGCTGCAGCGATCATTCAACCGCCCCAGCGAGGCGACTAAACTTCTTTCGAGTCGATCCAGGTCATCAGCTTGCGGAGGCGCTTGCCGACTTGTTCGACCTGGTGGCTTTGTTCGTTGCGGCGGATCGCTTTGAAGCGAGGAGCGCCGGCGCGGTTTTCCAGGATCCAGTCGCGGGCAAAGGTGCCGTCTTGGATCTCGTTCAGAACGCGCTTCATTTCGGCCTTGGTTTCGGCGGTGATGATGCGCGGGCCGGTCGAGTAATCGCCGAACTCCGCGGTGTTCGAGATGCTGTAACGCATGTAGTTCAAACCGCCCTGGTAGAGCAGGTCGACGATCAGCTTCAGTTCGTGCATGCACTCGAAGTAGGCCATTTCTTCTTGGTAGCCCGCTTCGACCAGCGTTTCGAAACCGGCTTTGACGAGTTCGCTGACGCCGCCGCACAAGACGACCTGTTCGCCGAACAAGTCGGTTTCGGTCTCTTCGGCGAAGGTGGTTTCGATGACGCCGCCACGGGTGCCGCCGATCCCCTTGGCGTAGGCCAGGCCGATCTTGCGGGTTTCTTCGCTGGCGCCTTCGCCCAACGCGATCAGCGACGGAACGCCGCCGCCGGCGACGTATTCGCTACGCACCAGGTGGCCCGGGCCTTTCGGCGCGACCAGCAGGGTGTCGATTCCCTTCGGCGGCTCGATCTGGCCAAAGTGGAAGTTGAAACCGTGCGAGCACATCAGCACGTCGCCCGACTTCAGGTTGGGGGCGATGTGGGCCTTGTAGACGTCGCCTTGAACTTCGTCGGGAAGCAGGATGTTGATGACCTGGGCCTTCATGCAGGCGTCTTCAATCGACATCGGCTCGAAACCGTGCGATTTGGCCAGGTCGTAGTTGGCGCTTCCCGGACGCTGCCCGATTACGACGTTGCAGCCGCTATCGCGCAGGTTCTGGGCTTGGGCGTGTCCTTGCGACCCATAACCCAAAATAGCGATCGTCTTATCCTTCAAGACGGAAAGATCGGCATCGTTGTCGTAATAAATCTTGGCGGGCATGAAAAAAGTTCCTGTAACGCAACAAAACGGGTGTATGGAAAGCAGGCCGGGGCCATTGTCGCCCCAAGGCCTGCGAGCATGCGAAAGTGGAGCCAAAGCGCCGCACCATCAGCGGCGGCGAAATCCCCTTGGCTTAGTCGACCTTGGCGCCGCTGCGGACCATCGCGATGCGGCCGGTGCGGGCCAGCTCGGCAATGCCGAACGGACGCATGCAGTCGATAAAGGCGATGATCTTGTTTTCGGGGCCCGACATTTCGATCACGACGTCTTCAGCGCCGATGTCGACAATGCGGCCGCGGAAGATGTCGGACAATTCGCGAATTTCGCTTCGCTTGCCGCCAGAGGTCGAGACCTTGATCAGCATCAAGTCGCGTTCGACGAAGTCTTGCGAGCTGACGTCGTAAACGCGGACCACCGTGACGATCT includes:
- the ilvN gene encoding acetolactate synthase small subunit; amino-acid sequence: MRHVLSAVVQNVPGVLAHISGMLASRGYNIDSLAVGETEEPNLSRMTFVVVGDDQVLEQVRKQLEKIVTVVRVYDVSSQDFVERDLMLIKVSTSGGKRSEIRELSDIFRGRIVDIGAEDVVIEMSGPENKIIAFIDCMRPFGIAELARTGRIAMVRSGAKVD
- the ilvC gene encoding ketol-acid reductoisomerase, whose product is MPAKIYYDNDADLSVLKDKTIAILGYGSQGHAQAQNLRDSGCNVVIGQRPGSANYDLAKSHGFEPMSIEDACMKAQVINILLPDEVQGDVYKAHIAPNLKSGDVLMCSHGFNFHFGQIEPPKGIDTLLVAPKGPGHLVRSEYVAGGGVPSLIALGEGASEETRKIGLAYAKGIGGTRGGVIETTFAEETETDLFGEQVVLCGGVSELVKAGFETLVEAGYQEEMAYFECMHELKLIVDLLYQGGLNYMRYSISNTAEFGDYSTGPRIITAETKAEMKRVLNEIQDGTFARDWILENRAGAPRFKAIRRNEQSHQVEQVGKRLRKLMTWIDSKEV